In Daucus carota subsp. sativus chromosome 4, DH1 v3.0, whole genome shotgun sequence, one DNA window encodes the following:
- the LOC108219000 gene encoding wax ester synthase/diacylglycerol acyltransferase 4, translating into MELEEGEVPVSPSGQYLNSDTLSFTILAVLEFEVPVDNLNIIQLIKDMFISTNPRFSSIMIGGRNEVKRWKPVQVQVEDHVKTPEFPPGESPEVYDKCFEEYMSDLAMDPLPQTRPLWEVHVIKNETSNAAGTVILKLHHALGDGYTLIGLLISTFKKADDPSLPLTFPSLRSSSKLNGNSSSIFRVVPRILQGIINTITDFGTSILKKEDDRSPIRSANEGVEIGPRNTTTITFSLDTIKQIKSRLNVTVNDVITGIILYGSRMYMEEESFESRNANSSALVVFNTRNIGRYKSVDEMVKPNANKLWGNQFTLSHVPIPKLSHIGNSSNPLEFIREVHKTMDRKKKSSAVYMTASLIECVRKFRGPEVAAKLIHGTLKDSSVALSNLIGPVEQMALQNHPVKGFYFTVAGVPVSTGIAVVSYMGKLRVAITSEKGYIDADKFKSSILKAFNIVCKITADV; encoded by the exons ATGGAGCTCGAAGAAGGAGAGGTCCCAGTAAGTCCGAGTGGTCAATACTTGAACAGCGATACGTTATCATTCACCATTCTGGCAGTTCTGGAATTCGAAGTTCCAGTTGATAACTTAAACATTATTCAGTTGATTAAGGATATGTTCATCTCCACTAACCCCCGGTTTTCTTCTATTATG ATTGGAGGAAGAAATGAAGTGAAACGATGGAAACCTGTTCAAGTACAAGTGGAAGATCATGTCAAGACCCCGGAATTTCCCCCAGGAGAATCACCAGAAGTCTATGACAAGTGTTTCGAAGAATATATGTCAGATTTGGCGATGGATCCGCTTCCTCAAACCCGACCACTATGGGAAGTTCATGTGATAAAGAATGAAACAAGCAATGCAGCTGGAACCGTGATTCTCAAACTGCATCATGCACTTGGGGATGGTTATACTTTGATTGGACTTCTTATCTCTACTTTTAAGAAAGCGGATGATCCTTCCCTTCCTCTCACATTTCCTTCGCTTCGTTCCAGCTCCAAGCTGAATGGTAATTCCAGTAGTATTTTCAGGGTTGTTCCTCGAATTTTACAGGGGATTATCAACACTATTACTGACTTTGGAACCAGCATTCTGAAGAAGGAAGATGACCGGTCTCCAATTCGGTCAGCGAATGAAGGGGTGGAGATAGGGCCAAGAAACACAACCACTATTACATTTTCACTTGACACAATCAAACAAATAAAGAGCAGGCTGAATGTG ACGGTGAATGATGTAATAACGGGGATAATCTTATACGGGAGTAGAATGTACATGGAAGAAGAAAGCTTTGAGTCAAGAAATGCAAATTCCTCAGCTCTGGTAGTATTCAACACCAGGAACATAGGTCGTTACAAGTCGGTTGATGAAATGGTGAAGCCTAACGCTAATAAACTTTGGGGAAATCAATTCACACTAAGCCATGTACCTATTCCAAAACTAAGTCACATCGGAAACTCTTCAAATCCTCTCGAATTCATAAGGGAAGTACACAAAACAATGGACAGAAAAAAGAAATCATCAGCTGTTTATATGACCGCCAGCTTAATAGAGTGTGTCAGAAAATTCAGAGGCCCTGAG GTTGCAGCTAAGCTTATTCACGGCACACTGAAGGATTCAAGTGTAGCCCTTTCAAATCTAATTGGACCAGTGGAACAAATGGCTTTACAAAATCATCCTGTTAAAGGCTTTTACTTCACAGTGGCTGGTGTTCCTGTG AGCACTGGTATTGCGGTTGTTAGTTATATGGGGAAGCTAAGGGTTGCCATTACATCGGAGAAAGGCTACATCGATGCAGATAAATTCAAGTCTAGCATTCTGAAGGCTTTCAATATCGTTTGTAAAATTACTGCTGATGTCTAA